DNA from Lentibacillus amyloliquefaciens:
CTCGTTGTAACAATCTATACAAAGGCTCTCCTGTTCGATTTCTTTTGTGGATGAGTTAACAAGGATGTTTTATAAGAAGTACGAAGGATGTTCAAAGTGAAAATAACATACAATTTGCTTGAGGTGAGACGCAGTGCGGCAACCACGCTTTAAATTAAGTACAGTTATCATGCTACTGGTTTGTCTCGTTGTGTTCTTGTCCTTAATTACTACGGACATGCTCATTACGGACTCCACAAGTGAAAATATTCGCAATCAACTAGAGGAGAAAGCGACGAATATCTCCCGTACGGTTGCGGAACTTCCGTCCATTTAAGCCTTCAAAATCGCTTCGTTAAACTTTTAAATCAGCGCGCCAGCAGGTATTATTAATGTATAGCAATAATTGTTAAAATTGCAGCAACGAGGCGGAATAAATTGCCTCAATAATGCGAAAGGAGTAATTCAGAATGCTTTCAAAGGAATCTGTTATTGGAATTGTCGGTACCGGTGTTATGGGCGAAAGTATGGCTCGAAATTTGCAAAAGAGCGGTTATTCAATCAATGTGTTCACCAGGACAAAAGAAAAAGCACATCTGCTACTGGAAAATGGTGCCACATGGAAGAAATCAGTCAGCGAATTGGCGAAAGACTCTGATGTAATCGTCACCATGGTTGGCTATCCATCAGATGTGGAGCGTGTTTACCTTGGACAGGATGGTATTATTGAAAATGCCAATGAAGGTACATATGTTATTGATATGACAACATCAAAGCCGCCCCTGGCTAAACAAATTGACCGTGAAGCAGCGGAACGGAATATTCACGCGATGGATGCACCTGTGTCCGGAGGTGATGTTGGCGCGAAAAATGGGGCGCTTGCCATCATGGTCGGCGGGGAGCAGGACGTATTTGATGACGTGATGCCTTTATTTGAAATCATGGGTGAAAATATCATTTTACAGGGTGATGCAGGCGCCGGCCAGCATACAAAAATGGTGAACCAAATAGCGATTGCAACGAATATGATTGGCGTTTGTGAGGCAATTGCCTATGCAAAAAAAGCTGGATTGAATCCAACACAGGTCCTCGACAGCATTTCAACCGGGGCTGCAGGCAGCTTCTCGCTATCCAAATTAGCACCACGCATGCTTGAGGGAGACTATGAACCGGGATTCTATGTAAAGCATTTTATTAAAGACATGACCATTGCATTGGATTCCGCACAGGAAATGGGACTCTCAACGCCAGGGCTGGAGCTTTCACTTAAATTATATAAGGAACTGGCGGAAAAAGGGGAAAATGACAGCGGCACACAAGCCTTGATCAAATTGTTTGGCACGTGATGGGGGTCTGACCCCCTTTACGTGAAAAACGCCTTTAACAGCTCGATAAACCGCAGCACAATTGGCGGCTGGAAACGGTTTCTATCATATGCAAGGTAAACAATGCGTGAGATGTTGGCATCGTCAACCTTTTTGATAACACAGTTTGTTTGGTTGGAATAGCGGACATAGTTTTCCGGGACAACAGTGATACCGAGCCCGTCCTCAACAAGCGTGCAGCCGGTTTCGAAACGCTCAATTTCGAACTGGATATTCGGTTTGACGCCTGATTTGCTGAAGGCATTCAGAATGTCCTCCCGCGTCTGGAAACCCTCCTTACAGACGATGAAATCCTCGCCTTCCAGATCATGAATCTGAAGCGGTCCTTCTCTGCTCAATGCGTGGCCAAGTGGAATGAGTGCCACGAGATTTTCCTCATAAATTGGAATCGTTTCGATGTCTTCCTGATGAATGTACTGATTGGTGATAGCGAGATCGATGTCAAAGTTATTCAAGGCGTTTTTGACATCACTGAGGCTCAAGGTTTCCAACAGGCTGATGCGTACATCACGGTATTCCTGTTTGAATCGGTTTAAAATATCAGGCACAAAAAACATTGAGGATTCAATCAGTCCAACCGAGAGTTTCAAGGGACCTTGCCGCTTAAGCCTGTCCATTTCAAACGAAACGTGTTCAAAGTGATGAAGCAGCTTTTGCGCTTCCTGATAGAGAATCCGGCCTTCTTGTGTCATTTGCAACTGACGTTCGGAGCGGTCAATTAGAATCAGGCCGATTTCTTCTTCCAGTTTTTTAATGGCGGCACTTAAGGAAGGCTGAGAAATGTGCAGTATGCTGGCGGCTTTCGTATAAGTTTGTTCATTGATAAGGGTGATGAAATAGTTTAATTGGCGGATATCCATGGCTTATGAACACACTCCTATAGATACAAACTATGGAAATATAACAAATAAGTATTAGTAATTATAGCATAGTTAAAATATAATATTAAATAAAGTAACTATTTTCAAAAAATAACGGCGGAATTGAGGTGGTTTAATATTTACATTCAAACGGATAACAAGCTTTGGAATGGCAGGGTTGATGATTGGGAAGATCCGGCGAGTTTCCGGTTCCATCAGTTGGTTCAGGTAATCGGAACCGATGAGCTAACCTCAGGTGAAAATGGCTTTGGTATCCTCGGTTTTGCCAGTGATGAAGGTGTCAGGCGAAACAAGGGGCGACAAGGAGCTGCCCGGGCACCGGATGCTATTCGTCAGTCCTTGGCTGCACTGCCGTATCATTTAGATGGGTCAGGTAAAATTGCTGATGTCGGCAATGTGTATTGTGAGGGGGATAAGCTGGCGGAAGCACAGGCGGAACTCGGACAGTTTGCCTCAGGCATTTTAAAGAAAGGTTTGACACCAATTATTCTGGGTGGTGGCCATGAAACACTGTATGGTCATTATCTTGGTGCAAGGGCATCTGTTGGTCATGATAAAACGATTGGCATTGTAAATATAGATGCACATTTTGATATGAGAAACGATCCGGAGCCATCATCTGGTACCATGTTCAGACAAATATTGGAAAAAGATGACAAAGCTGGCTATTTGTGCCTGGGCATTCAAGAATTAGGCAACACGCGGGCGTTATTTCAGACAGCTGAACGGTTGGGCTGTCAGTATATTTTGGCGAAAAATCTTGCGGTGAATGACTTTAAAGATACATTTACTGCCATCGACGACTTTTCGAAACGACATGATTACTTAGTTCTGACGTTGTGCACCGATTCGATTGTGGCATCGGCGGCACCGGGGGTGAGTGCACCGTCACCGTTTGGTTTGGATCCGAAAACAGTGAAAACACTTTTGACTTACATTGCGGGGAAAACGAATGTATTAAGTTTTGATATATCAGAAGTGAATCCGCCGGTGGATGAAAGTAATAAAACGGTCAGACTGGCTGCATATTTGGTGGCTGAGACGATGCATGGCTTTCATGATTAGACAAACTTTGTAAGCGCTTTAAATCAGTGGAGGGGGAAATGACTGTATGACAGCAAATACGAACACACCGGTCACACAGTATCGTGGAACAGAATTGCGCACAAAAGGGTGGATTCAGGAAGCGGCGCTCAGGATGCTGAATAATAATCTGAATCCGGACGTCGCGGAAAATCCGGATGAATTGGTTGTCTATGGCGGAATTGGCAAAGCGGCACGGAATTGGGAGAGCTATGAAGCGATTGTCAGGGAATTGAAGCGGCTGGAAGATGACGAAACGCTTCTTGTGCAGTCCGGCAAGCCTGTGGCAGTTTTCCGCACGCACCAGGATGCACCAAAAGTACTGCTGGCCAATTCGAATTTGGTTCCGGCGTGGGCGAATTGGGATCATTTCAATGAGCTCGACCAGAAGGGTTTAATGATGTATGGGCAAATGACAGCCGGGAGCTGGATTTATATCGGCAGCCAGGGCATTGTACAAGGGACGTATGAAACGTTTGCGGAATGCGCACGTCAGCATTTTGACGGCAGTCTGAAGGGGACGATTACGCTGACGGCCGGGCTTGGAGGCATGGGTGGTGCACAGCCGCTTGCGGTGACTTTGAATGAGGGCGTTTGTATTGCGATTGAAATCGATCAGCAACGGATTGACCGCCGCCTGGAAACGAAGTATCTCGATACGCAGGCAGACGATCTGGACCATGCGCTGAAATTAGCCGGAAAAGCGCGTGATGCAGGTAAGGGACTATCAATCGGGCTGCTCGGAAATGCCGCGGACGTGTTGTCGGATATGGTTGCCAAAGCGTTTATCCCGGATGTTCTGACCGATCAGACGTCAGCACACGATCCGAAAAATGGCTATGTGCCGGTTAATATGACACTTGATGAAGCGGCAGATATGCGCACTTATAATCCGGCACATTATACGAATCTGTCTTGTAAAAGCATTGCCCGCCATGTGGAAGCGATGCTTGCGATGCAGCGAAAAGGTGCAATCGTGTTTGATTATGGCAACAATATTCGTCAGGTTGCCAAGGATGAAGGGGTGCGGAATGCATTTGATTTTCCGGGCTTTGTACCGGCCTATATCCGTCCGCAATTTTGCGAGGGAAAGGGCCCATTCCGCTGGGTGGCGCTGTCCGGTGATCCGGAAGATATTTATAAGACAGATGAAGTTATTTTAAAGGAATTCAGCGATAATGAATCACTTTGCACCTGGATACGCATGGCACGGGAGAAAATCAGTTTCCAGGGGCTGCCGTCACGAATTTGCTGGCTCGGTTATGGCGAGCGTGCCCGTTTTGGCAAAATCATTAATGATATGGTGGCGAGCGGTGAACTCAAAGCGCCAATCGTGATTGGGCGTGATCATCTTGATTCAGGCTCGGTTGCATCACCGAACCGCGAAACAGAAGGCATGAAAGACGGCAGTGATGCGGTTAGTGACTGGCCAATTTTAAATGCACTCATCAACAGTGTTGGCGGGGCAAGCTGGGTAAGTGTTCATCACGGCGGCGGAGTTGGCATGGGCTATTCACTGCACGCGGGTATGGTGATTGTTGCGGACGGCACGAAAGATGCGGAAGCACGGCTTGAACGGGTGTTGACGACAGATCCCGGTATGGGCATTGCGCGGCATGTTGATGCGGGTTATGAGCCCGCGAAAGAGACTGCCCGTGACAAAGGTGTCAACATTCCAATGCTGAATAACAAGCGTTAGCGGTTTTTATTGACGTTATTTTACAGCGCAGCGCTATAGATATACGGATAATCGCTGTAGATTGGCAGAAAAACGCTGTAGATTATCAAAGCACGGTGCAAATCAATTGAAGGGCAAACCACGAGGAGGAATAACATGGCACAAACACTTTTGATTAAGAACGCATCACAAGTCGTCACGATGTCAGGTCATACGGGAAAACCTGCAAAACAGGAAGCGATGCAGGAACTGAATATTATTGAAAATGGTAGTGTTCTCGTAAAGGATGGATTACTCAAGGCAGTTGGAAAACAAAAAGACATGGAAGAACAATACCGGGGGGATCTCGCCGAAGCAGAGGTAATAGACGCCACCGGAAAAACAGTCACACCGGGTCTGATCGATCCGCATACCCACCTGGTCCATGCAGGCACACGGGAAAATGAATATGCGATGAGGCTGAAGGGTCAGTCGTATATGGAGATCATGAATGCAGGGGGCGGCATTCATGCGACAACACGAGCGACTAGGGAGGCGGACTTTAATCAGCTCTATGACGAATCAATACGGCGCCTCGATACGTTTTTCCAATATGGCGTGACAACTGTTGAAGCCAAAAGCGGCTATGGCTTATCACTGGAACATGAGCTGAAGCAGCTTGAGGTTGCTGCCAAACTGAATCAGGACCACCCGATGGATATTGTGTCCACGTTTATGGGTGCTCACGCTGTTCCGACGAGTGAGCGGGATAATCCGGAACCATTCGTCAACCGGGTAATTGATGAGATGATCCCGGAAGTGGCGCGGCGCAAGCTTGCTAAATTTAATGATGTGTTCTGCGAGCGCGGCGTTTTTACACCGGATCAATCACGGCGTATTCTGAAAGCCGGCAAGGAGCACGGACTCATACCGAAAATCCATGCTGATGAAATCGAGCCATATGGTGGTGCGGAGCTTGCAGCAGAGGTTGAAGCTATCTCGGCTGATCATTTGCTGAAGGCATCTGACGAAGGGATTCGCAACATGGCAGAAAGCGATGTAATGGGGTCCTGTTGCCCGGGACGGCATTCTTTCTGATGGCGGAATTTGCTGATGCGCGGAAAATGATTGATAACGGCGTGCCTGTTGCACTGTCGACCGATGCTAATCCGGGTTCATCGCCAACACTGTCCCTACAGTTCGTCATGAATCTGGGCTGTTTGAAAATGGGTATGACCCCGGAAGAAGTCATGATTGCAGCCACAATCAATGCCGCGCATGCGATTGATTGTGCTGATCGCATCGGCAGTCTTGAAGTGGGGAAACAGGCAGATATTGCCATATTTGACGTCCCGAACTATTTGATGCTGTCGTACAACTACGGGATGAACCATATTGATACGGTCATTAAGAAAGGGGAGCCCGTAGTTGTACCTAGTAGCAGGAGGGGTCGCAAATGATTGAATTAACCGGGTATTCATTAACGATTGATGAATTTAAACGAATTTGTCTGGATTTGGAAGACATTACCATATCGGAAGCGAGTATGGCCAATGTCCGAAAAAGCCGTTTGGCTGTTGAGGATATCGTATCCAATCATCAAACCGTTTATGGTATTAACACAGGTTTTGGGAAGTTTAGTGACGTTATCATTAACGAAGAAGATGTGGAAGATTTGCAGCTTAATCTGATTCGTTCGCACGCTTGCGGGGTTGGTGCGCTGTTTCCTGAAGTGGTTTCAAGAGCGATGCTTCTTCTTCGGTTGAACGCTCTTCTAAAAGGATTTTCCGGTGTTCGTCCAGAAGTGGTGGAGCTTTTGAAAGAACTGGTCAATAAACAAGTTCACCCCGTTATCCCGCAGCAGGGTTCATTGGGCGCTTCCGGTGATCTGGCGCCTTTAGCACACTTAGCGCTTGTTTTGACAGGAGAAGGCAAGGTTTATAGTGACGATGGCCAGCCGGTTGAGGGAAAGAAAATATTGACTGCTAAATCAATTCAGCCAATTACCCTGAAAGCGAAGGAAGGACTGGCTCTGATTAACGGGACACAGGCCATGACAGCTTTGGGAGCCCTTAATTATATTGAAGCCGAGCAACTGGCATACGACAGTGAATGGATTGCCGCATTAACAATGGAAGGGCTGGGCGGCATAATTGATGCGTTTCACCCGGCTATTCATAAAGCGAGGGGCTTTAAACAGCAGGAACATGTAGCAGAACGCATGAACAATTGGCTGGAAGGCAGTCGATTAGTCACACGTCAAGGTGAAAAGCGTGTTCAGGATGCCTATTCGATCCGCTGCATTCCACAAGTGCACGGGGCAACATGGCAGACACTGGATTATGTAAAAGAAAAACTCGAGATTGAGATGAACGCTGTAACCGATAATCCGCTTATTTTTGATGACGGTCAACTTGTGATATCCGGCGGGAATTTTCATGGGCAGCCAATTGCCTTAGCGATGGATTTTTTAAAAATCGCTGTAGCCGAACTGGCCAATATTTCGGAGCGCCGGATTGAACGGTTGGTCAACCCGCAATTAAATGACTTGCCGCCATTTTTAAGCCCGAAACCCGGGTTGGAGTCAGGTGCCATGATTATGCAATATGCAGCTGCATCGCTGGTTTCGGAAAATAAAACGTTGGCGCACCCCGCCAGTGTTGATTCCATTCCTTCATCTGCCAACCAGGAGGATCATGTCAGTATGGGCACAATAGCTGCACGCCATGCGGGATCTATTATCCAAAATGCCCGTCGTGTTCTGGCAATTGAGTGTATTTGTGCATTACAGGCCATTGAGTACCAGGGCCATGAAAAATCCGCCCCAAAATTACAAAAGCTGTGGAACGACTTTCGACATATTGTACCGACTATTGCAAGTGATCGTGTTTTCTCTGACGATATTGAAGCGGTTTATCACGCTTTAAGTCCGGTGTCTGAAACCAGATTTGAAAATATGGCTTGTTATATATAGATAACCTGGTGGATCGATTAACACCATGGATGTTTGGAGGCCCGAGTTAGTGTATGACGGAAACGCATTCATTAAAATTTTGAGGGGGAGAAGAGAAAATGTTATTGAATCCGGTTGTTTTGTCTGTCATTGTGTTAGTCGCCCTTAGTCTTGCACGCGTCAACGTCATTATTGCCCTTCTGATTGCAACCGTTGTGGGAGGTCTTACCGCAGGGTTGTCACTGGAGGAAACCATTACCACGCTGGTTGGCGGTTTGGGAGGACAGGGTGAAACGGCACTAAGCTATATTCTCCTGGGTATATTGGCCGTTATGATCGCGCGTTCCGGTATTACCGGTTTTTTAATTCGGCGCATTTTGCCGGTTATGACTGGACGGCGCGGCATTGTGTTGTTTTCACTTGCCGGGCTTGCAAGTTTATCCCAAAATGTTATTCCAATCCATATTGCTTTTATTCCAATCCTTATTCCACCATTGTTAGCAGTCTTTAACAAGATGAAAGTAGACCGTCGCGGGATTGCCACAGCTTTAACGTTTGGCTTAAAGGCACCTTATATTCTTGTGCCGGTCGGATTTGGACTGATTTTCCAAGGGATTATCGTTGATGAAATGAAAGCAAATGGTATGGAAATTGCTTTGTCGCAAATTCCTTTGGCGATGGCGATACCAGCAGCCGGCATGGTTGTTGGATTAGCAATTGCCATATTATTTACGTACCGGAAACCGCGCGACTATAAGGATATTCCAACAGAATTCACAGGTGAGGTTGCTGCAGCGACAGAAGAGACCAATGATAAGTGGCAGATGAAGCATTTTGTAACATTGCTTGGTCTGGCTGTAACGCTTGTATTGCAACTTGTTTATGGTTCATTGGTTTTGGCCGCATTAGGTGGCATATTGACTATCTTTATCTTCCGGGCTGAAACATGGAAAAATGGTGAAGTTGTTGTGGAAGAAGGCGTCAAGATGATGGGAGCGATCGCGTTTGTCATGCTTGTCGCGTCCGGTTTTGCCTCTGTATTAACGGAGACAGGAGCAGTTACCGAACTTGTCGAGTCAACGAGTGGCTGGCTGGGAGACAGCTATCTGCTGGCGGCAGTTGTCATGATGCTCGTTGGTCTGCTGGTTACTATTGGCATCGGCACATCTTTTGGAACCATCCCGGTTCTCGCGGCAATCTTTGTTCCGTTGTGCGCAACGATTGGGTTTAGCCCTTTGGCGACAGCTGCTTTAATTGGTACGTCCGGCGCAATTGGGGATGCAGGTTCACCGGCATCAGACAGTACACTTGGCCCGACATCCGGATTGAATGTAGATGGGCAGCACCATCATATTTGGGATACATGTGTGCCGACATTTATCCACTTCAACATTCCTCTCTTAATCTGTGGTGTCATTGCAGCACTTGTTTTGTAACATTTAATGTCGAATGAAATTCTTATAAAGAAGCTGCTGGTTTGACCAAAGCTGGTGGCTTTTTTTACTGATAGAAAAAACTAAACGCTTAGTCAAAATAGCATTTTCTTCAACTGTTTTTTAATTTTGCGTTTAAACGCAGTGGTATTTTGTTAGCTTGCCAAGAAAAACGCCCCAGTGAATGAGGCTTCGCTTTATAAACGCTTCAGACTTATGCCTTTTCTCATTTTTTGTAATGCCTCCTGGCCAGCTTCGTTATTTGCAATCATGACATTCGTGTAAAGCGCGTCAATGATAGACAGCTGGGCAATTCTTGATGATAACGCTTCTGAACGGAAATCGGTTTCTTCAGCGACAGTGTATAATGAAATGTCTGCTTTCTCAGTCAGCGGTGATTTAGCAAAATTTGTGACAGCTATGGTTTGTATTTCATTTTCTTTTAGAACTTGCAAGATATCGAGTAAGTCTTTGGTTGATCCACTGTGCGAAATGAGAACGGCAACGTCTTCATTTGTCATTTGGGATGCGGACATAATCTGCATGTGTGAATCCAGGTTGGCACTGACATCAATGCCGCTGCGTATGAACTTATGATAGGCATCCAGTGCTACAAGGGCAGATCCGCCGCTCCCGAAAAATTGAATTTTCCTTGCCTGTAAAATGGCTTCAACAGCCTCCCCGATCATTACTTCATCCTGGATATGAAGTGTATCCTCAATCGTTTTAACATTGGAACGGAAAATTTTTTCGGTGATGGTTCCAATGCTATCTTTTTCATTGATTTTTTCATGGATATCTTTTATTGGCGTTACGACCTCAGCTGCAAGTGCAATTTTCATTGCCTGAAATCCTTTGAAACCAATTCGCTGACAGAAACGGAAAACCGTCGATTCAGCGATTCCCAGTTTTTCTGAAACTTGATTAATTGTATGGTGAATGATTTTCTGGGGATTCTCTAAAATAAAATCAGCAATTATTTTTTCCTTATCACTGAATTTTCCATAATTGCTTCGAATGCTGGCTAGGCAGTGCTGGTTATTGTTTACCATAATTATTCCCCTTATCACTAAACTGTATTTACCCCGCATAAAGGGCAGTAATCCGTCAAAAAATGCTGACTGACTGTCCGTGAATGCCTGATTCTGCTTAACTAACATTCAGCGGGAAGATGCCGCTGAATGAAGTCTCTCTTTATAGTA
Protein-coding regions in this window:
- a CDS encoding LysR family transcriptional regulator, which encodes MDIRQLNYFITLINEQTYTKAASILHISQPSLSAAIKKLEEEIGLILIDRSERQLQMTQEGRILYQEAQKLLHHFEHVSFEMDRLKRQGPLKLSVGLIESSMFFVPDILNRFKQEYRDVRISLLETLSLSDVKNALNNFDIDLAITNQYIHQEDIETIPIYEENLVALIPLGHALSREGPLQIHDLEGEDFIVCKEGFQTREDILNAFSKSGVKPNIQFEIERFETGCTLVEDGLGITVVPENYVRYSNQTNCVIKKVDDANISRIVYLAYDRNRFQPPIVLRFIELLKAFFT
- the hutG gene encoding formimidoylglutamase — protein: MRWFNIYIQTDNKLWNGRVDDWEDPASFRFHQLVQVIGTDELTSGENGFGILGFASDEGVRRNKGRQGAARAPDAIRQSLAALPYHLDGSGKIADVGNVYCEGDKLAEAQAELGQFASGILKKGLTPIILGGGHETLYGHYLGARASVGHDKTIGIVNIDAHFDMRNDPEPSSGTMFRQILEKDDKAGYLCLGIQELGNTRALFQTAERLGCQYILAKNLAVNDFKDTFTAIDDFSKRHDYLVLTLCTDSIVASAAPGVSAPSPFGLDPKTVKTLLTYIAGKTNVLSFDISEVNPPVDESNKTVRLAAYLVAETMHGFHD
- a CDS encoding MurR/RpiR family transcriptional regulator gives rise to the protein MVNNNQHCLASIRSNYGKFSDKEKIIADFILENPQKIIHHTINQVSEKLGIAESTVFRFCQRIGFKGFQAMKIALAAEVVTPIKDIHEKINEKDSIGTITEKIFRSNVKTIEDTLHIQDEVMIGEAVEAILQARKIQFFGSGGSALVALDAYHKFIRSGIDVSANLDSHMQIMSASQMTNEDVAVLISHSGSTKDLLDILQVLKENEIQTIAVTNFAKSPLTEKADISLYTVAEETDFRSEALSSRIAQLSIIDALYTNVMIANNEAGQEALQKMRKGISLKRL
- the hutU gene encoding urocanate hydratase, with product MTANTNTPVTQYRGTELRTKGWIQEAALRMLNNNLNPDVAENPDELVVYGGIGKAARNWESYEAIVRELKRLEDDETLLVQSGKPVAVFRTHQDAPKVLLANSNLVPAWANWDHFNELDQKGLMMYGQMTAGSWIYIGSQGIVQGTYETFAECARQHFDGSLKGTITLTAGLGGMGGAQPLAVTLNEGVCIAIEIDQQRIDRRLETKYLDTQADDLDHALKLAGKARDAGKGLSIGLLGNAADVLSDMVAKAFIPDVLTDQTSAHDPKNGYVPVNMTLDEAADMRTYNPAHYTNLSCKSIARHVEAMLAMQRKGAIVFDYGNNIRQVAKDEGVRNAFDFPGFVPAYIRPQFCEGKGPFRWVALSGDPEDIYKTDEVILKEFSDNESLCTWIRMAREKISFQGLPSRICWLGYGERARFGKIINDMVASGELKAPIVIGRDHLDSGSVASPNRETEGMKDGSDAVSDWPILNALINSVGGASWVSVHHGGGVGMGYSLHAGMVIVADGTKDAEARLERVLTTDPGMGIARHVDAGYEPAKETARDKGVNIPMLNNKR
- a CDS encoding NAD(P)-dependent oxidoreductase is translated as MLSKESVIGIVGTGVMGESMARNLQKSGYSINVFTRTKEKAHLLLENGATWKKSVSELAKDSDVIVTMVGYPSDVERVYLGQDGIIENANEGTYVIDMTTSKPPLAKQIDREAAERNIHAMDAPVSGGDVGAKNGALAIMVGGEQDVFDDVMPLFEIMGENIILQGDAGAGQHTKMVNQIAIATNMIGVCEAIAYAKKAGLNPTQVLDSISTGAAGSFSLSKLAPRMLEGDYEPGFYVKHFIKDMTIALDSAQEMGLSTPGLELSLKLYKELAEKGENDSGTQALIKLFGT
- a CDS encoding Na+/H+ antiporter family protein gives rise to the protein MLLNPVVLSVIVLVALSLARVNVIIALLIATVVGGLTAGLSLEETITTLVGGLGGQGETALSYILLGILAVMIARSGITGFLIRRILPVMTGRRGIVLFSLAGLASLSQNVIPIHIAFIPILIPPLLAVFNKMKVDRRGIATALTFGLKAPYILVPVGFGLIFQGIIVDEMKANGMEIALSQIPLAMAIPAAGMVVGLAIAILFTYRKPRDYKDIPTEFTGEVAAATEETNDKWQMKHFVTLLGLAVTLVLQLVYGSLVLAALGGILTIFIFRAETWKNGEVVVEEGVKMMGAIAFVMLVASGFASVLTETGAVTELVESTSGWLGDSYLLAAVVMMLVGLLVTIGIGTSFGTIPVLAAIFVPLCATIGFSPLATAALIGTSGAIGDAGSPASDSTLGPTSGLNVDGQHHHIWDTCVPTFIHFNIPLLICGVIAALVL
- the hutH gene encoding histidine ammonia-lyase, whose protein sequence is MIELTGYSLTIDEFKRICLDLEDITISEASMANVRKSRLAVEDIVSNHQTVYGINTGFGKFSDVIINEEDVEDLQLNLIRSHACGVGALFPEVVSRAMLLLRLNALLKGFSGVRPEVVELLKELVNKQVHPVIPQQGSLGASGDLAPLAHLALVLTGEGKVYSDDGQPVEGKKILTAKSIQPITLKAKEGLALINGTQAMTALGALNYIEAEQLAYDSEWIAALTMEGLGGIIDAFHPAIHKARGFKQQEHVAERMNNWLEGSRLVTRQGEKRVQDAYSIRCIPQVHGATWQTLDYVKEKLEIEMNAVTDNPLIFDDGQLVISGGNFHGQPIALAMDFLKIAVAELANISERRIERLVNPQLNDLPPFLSPKPGLESGAMIMQYAAASLVSENKTLAHPASVDSIPSSANQEDHVSMGTIAARHAGSIIQNARRVLAIECICALQAIEYQGHEKSAPKLQKLWNDFRHIVPTIASDRVFSDDIEAVYHALSPVSETRFENMACYI